One genomic window of Methanosalsum zhilinae DSM 4017 includes the following:
- the purL gene encoding phosphoribosylformylglycinamidine synthase subunit PurL: MLPEQDLKIITQKMGREPNLVEQGCFINLWSEHCSYRSSAPLLRTFTTSGNNVIIGPGDDAAIVRFDDERVIAIGMESHNHPSYVDPYNGAATGVGGIVRDIVSMGARPIALMDPLYFGTLDIPKNLYLFEHIIEGIAGYGNCIGVPVVRGEAFFDESYSGNPLVNVVCIGLANKDNVVTADAKEAGNKLVLVGAATGRDGLGGASFASRDLSHDAEASERPSIQIGDPYTEKLLIEATLECINKGYVAACRDLGAAGLAGASSEMGSKGDLGIYIIADNVIQRESNMTPYEILIAESQERMLMEVKPENVDRVLEIADKYDLNSSVIGEITSDEKYKVEFEGKVVADIPIKLLTEGAPTFERPAQKPEIRDEGDRPEIPEDLKKIILEIVSSHTMASKQWIYRQYDHEVQIRTLVKPGDDASVLNIGEKGLVLSCGCNPIHTLLDPYRGGLGTVVENAMNIAVKGAKGLAIVDCLNFGNPEKPEIYWQFKQAILGLGDAARMLSIPVVGGNVSLYNQSEEYNTSVAPTPSIGIVGITENVDSLPGSGFNAPGDSIILIGETADEMGGCEYYRLLDIKDRGRVPSVPENINDIIEGIIEIVQKDSISSSHDISSGGLAVALCEMCSHMGASIELDNINQAIRLDEILFSESHGRAIVTSSRPETVTEILESKGIPCTIIGTVGGDCLNIMHKNTTIRLALDEITDARNSLTKLMTQ; this comes from the coding sequence ATGTTACCTGAACAGGATCTTAAAATAATTACACAGAAGATGGGAAGAGAACCGAATCTGGTTGAACAGGGTTGCTTTATAAATCTATGGAGCGAGCACTGTTCCTATCGTTCAAGTGCACCGCTTCTTAGAACTTTCACCACATCCGGAAACAATGTAATAATAGGTCCCGGGGACGATGCAGCCATTGTAAGATTTGATGATGAAAGGGTAATAGCAATTGGAATGGAAAGCCACAATCATCCATCATATGTAGACCCCTACAACGGTGCAGCAACCGGTGTTGGAGGAATTGTCAGAGATATTGTATCAATGGGTGCAAGACCCATAGCGCTCATGGATCCCTTATACTTTGGCACACTTGATATCCCAAAAAACCTCTATCTTTTTGAACATATCATTGAAGGGATTGCAGGTTATGGAAACTGTATAGGAGTGCCTGTTGTCAGAGGAGAAGCCTTCTTTGATGAATCCTACAGTGGAAATCCGCTGGTAAATGTTGTATGTATTGGCCTTGCCAATAAGGACAATGTTGTCACTGCAGATGCAAAAGAAGCAGGCAATAAGCTGGTTCTGGTAGGTGCTGCTACAGGCAGGGATGGACTTGGTGGAGCTTCCTTTGCATCCAGAGACCTCTCCCATGATGCAGAAGCAAGTGAAAGACCAAGTATCCAGATAGGAGACCCCTATACAGAAAAACTTCTCATAGAAGCAACTCTCGAATGTATCAATAAAGGATATGTAGCAGCTTGCAGAGACCTGGGTGCTGCAGGACTTGCAGGTGCCAGCTCCGAGATGGGATCAAAGGGAGATCTTGGAATATACATAATTGCAGATAATGTGATCCAGCGTGAGAGTAACATGACACCCTATGAGATACTTATAGCCGAATCTCAGGAACGTATGCTTATGGAGGTTAAACCTGAAAATGTGGATAGGGTATTGGAGATTGCTGACAAGTATGATCTCAACTCAAGTGTTATCGGGGAAATCACATCCGATGAAAAATATAAGGTAGAATTTGAAGGAAAGGTTGTAGCTGACATCCCTATAAAACTGCTAACTGAAGGTGCACCTACCTTTGAAAGACCTGCACAGAAGCCAGAAATAAGAGATGAAGGGGACAGGCCAGAAATACCAGAGGATCTGAAAAAAATCATTCTGGAGATTGTTTCCTCGCATACAATGGCATCCAAACAATGGATATATCGCCAATACGATCATGAAGTCCAGATCAGAACGCTGGTAAAGCCCGGTGATGATGCATCCGTCCTGAATATAGGAGAGAAAGGACTTGTCCTTTCCTGCGGATGCAATCCTATTCATACACTGCTTGATCCATACAGAGGCGGATTGGGTACAGTAGTGGAAAATGCAATGAATATTGCAGTAAAAGGTGCAAAGGGCCTTGCAATTGTGGACTGCCTCAACTTTGGAAATCCTGAAAAACCGGAGATATACTGGCAGTTCAAACAGGCCATACTGGGACTGGGCGATGCTGCCCGGATGCTATCTATTCCTGTAGTTGGAGGAAATGTATCCCTTTACAATCAGAGTGAAGAATATAATACTTCAGTTGCACCTACCCCATCGATTGGGATCGTAGGAATTACAGAGAATGTTGATAGTCTGCCAGGATCAGGTTTCAATGCTCCTGGTGATTCCATAATACTTATTGGAGAGACTGCCGATGAAATGGGTGGTTGTGAATATTATCGACTTCTGGACATCAAGGACAGAGGACGTGTCCCTTCAGTACCGGAAAACATCAATGATATTATAGAAGGAATCATTGAAATAGTGCAAAAAGACTCAATCAGTTCATCACATGACATATCATCCGGCGGGCTTGCAGTTGCACTGTGTGAAATGTGCAGTCATATGGGTGCATCCATTGAACTTGACAATATCAATCAGGCTATCCGGCTTGATGAGATACTGTTCTCAGAATCTCATGGCCGTGCAATTGTAACCTCATCAAGGCCTGAAACTGTTACAGAGATCCTAGAATCGAAAGGAATACCCTGTACTATTATAGGTACAGTAGGCGGAGATTGCCTGAACATCATGCACAAAAATACAACTATCAGACTCGCCCTTGATGAGATCACTGATGCCAGAAACAGTCTCACAAAACTTATGACTCAATAA
- a CDS encoding TRAM domain-containing protein has protein sequence MKPSAPVEAGKEYEVTIEDIAKEGDGIARVQGFVIFVPDTEVGDTVNIKVNRVMRKFAFGEVV, from the coding sequence ATGAAGCCATCTGCTCCAGTAGAAGCTGGAAAAGAATATGAAGTAACGATTGAAGATATTGCAAAAGAAGGCGACGGTATTGCTCGTGTACAGGGATTTGTAATTTTTGTTCCAGATACCGAAGTTGGAGATACTGTCAATATCAAGGTTAATAGAGTGATGCGAAAGTTTGCTTTTGGAGAAGTTGTATAA
- a CDS encoding phosphoribosyltransferase, translated as MRIFKNRVHAGQVLSEKLSEYGENKDVIILALPRGGVPVAFEVSRKIGVEMDLLLVRKLGVPGNEELAMGAIASGNIRVLNEDIIKSLHIPDKKIDQVTDSEKRELDRRNNIYRANRPIPDLRNRTVILIDDGLATGATMRAAAEAVRTKGPSQIIVAVPTCSPDAYNSLEDVADEIICAISPEPFFGVGRWYEDFRQVSDEEVCDIMDKVFSSSVNN; from the coding sequence ATGCGGATATTTAAGAACAGAGTCCATGCAGGGCAGGTGCTTTCTGAGAAACTTTCAGAATATGGCGAAAACAAAGATGTAATTATTCTTGCACTTCCCAGAGGAGGTGTGCCTGTAGCTTTTGAAGTTTCCAGAAAAATTGGAGTGGAAATGGATCTGTTACTGGTTCGGAAACTGGGAGTTCCGGGAAATGAAGAACTTGCAATGGGTGCAATTGCTTCAGGCAATATCAGAGTACTCAATGAAGACATAATCAAATCTTTGCATATCCCGGATAAGAAGATCGATCAGGTAACTGATTCTGAGAAAAGGGAACTTGACCGGAGAAATAATATATATCGTGCAAACCGGCCAATCCCTGATCTAAGGAACAGAACAGTTATACTGATAGATGATGGGCTGGCAACCGGTGCAACCATGAGAGCAGCTGCTGAAGCTGTCAGAACAAAAGGACCATCGCAGATAATAGTTGCAGTTCCTACATGTTCTCCTGATGCATACAATTCTTTGGAAGATGTAGCAGATGAGATTATCTGCGCCATAAGTCCAGAGCCCTTCTTTGGTGTAGGTAGGTGGTACGAAGATTTCAGACAGGTCAGTGATGAAGAGGTCTGCGATATAATGGATAAAGTATTTAGTAGTTCTGTAAATAATTAA
- a CDS encoding cupin domain-containing protein, whose product MTSKEGYSKNLNEIMQFPEEGIFSTVLAKSDNSNYTLMCLSSGTDIETHTSTRSGTVYVLKGTGTFRLYDEDIQLEPGVFIYMPANAPHSIRAHEDLAVLISLTD is encoded by the coding sequence ATGACCAGTAAAGAAGGATATTCAAAGAATCTCAATGAGATCATGCAGTTTCCTGAAGAAGGAATATTCAGCACAGTACTTGCAAAATCAGATAATTCGAACTATACACTAATGTGCCTTTCATCAGGCACAGATATCGAGACCCATACTTCAACCAGAAGCGGTACAGTATATGTATTGAAGGGGACCGGTACATTCAGACTATATGATGAAGACATTCAGCTTGAGCCCGGTGTGTTCATATATATGCCCGCCAATGCCCCCCATTCCATCAGAGCCCATGAAGATCTGGCAGTACTTATATCACTTACCGACTGA
- a CDS encoding class II fructose-bisphosphate aldolase — translation MTDTNYKAKPGSLLFESLMDKETIILAINPRISLLNKGILKAAKDMDAPIILELAKSECNLEGGYTGFTPSEFSKRAYESAEEIGIDIWSLHADHIGIKKGTDEEIESIKKLVKAQIDAGYTSFAIDASHLFNFRGGNLREELKDNIEATTKVARFIDEQMEDRDYGLEVEVGEIGREDEYGRVLTQPEEAVTFIKALNENGVYPQVLAIANGSAHGNTYDEYGHLIEQVSIDIPQTMAVARALRDNNLNVRIAQHGITGTPIEMIHNHFPHGDIIKGNVGTFYLNLVWDVLKVFEPQLYGDIWDWTIENFSEKYPDKSENEIFGKYSKYAIKEFFDRIYSVGDDTIRAVESRAYADTLVFLKAFKAAGMAEHVRKNL, via the coding sequence ATGACTGATACAAATTATAAAGCAAAACCCGGCTCATTATTGTTTGAGAGCCTGATGGATAAAGAGACCATTATACTTGCGATAAATCCCCGTATATCTCTGCTAAATAAGGGTATACTAAAAGCTGCAAAGGACATGGATGCACCTATTATACTGGAACTTGCAAAGTCTGAGTGTAATCTTGAAGGTGGCTATACTGGCTTTACTCCTTCTGAGTTTTCAAAGAGGGCTTATGAATCAGCTGAGGAGATTGGTATTGATATATGGTCTCTGCATGCAGACCACATTGGTATTAAAAAAGGTACGGATGAGGAAATCGAATCTATCAAAAAGCTTGTAAAGGCTCAGATTGATGCAGGATATACATCTTTTGCTATTGATGCATCACATCTGTTCAATTTCCGTGGTGGAAATCTTCGTGAGGAACTTAAGGATAATATTGAGGCAACCACAAAGGTGGCCAGGTTCATTGATGAACAGATGGAAGATAGGGATTATGGTCTTGAAGTTGAAGTTGGCGAGATCGGCAGAGAGGACGAATATGGCAGGGTTCTGACACAGCCAGAGGAAGCAGTGACATTCATAAAAGCATTGAATGAGAACGGTGTCTATCCTCAGGTTCTGGCGATTGCAAATGGAAGTGCACATGGTAATACATATGATGAATATGGGCATCTCATTGAGCAGGTTTCCATTGATATTCCACAGACCATGGCAGTTGCCAGGGCACTAAGGGACAATAATCTGAATGTAAGAATTGCCCAGCATGGTATAACCGGCACTCCAATAGAGATGATCCATAACCATTTCCCGCATGGTGATATTATTAAGGGGAATGTGGGTACCTTTTATCTGAATCTTGTATGGGATGTATTAAAGGTGTTTGAACCACAGCTCTATGGTGATATATGGGACTGGACCATTGAAAACTTCAGTGAGAAATACCCTGATAAATCTGAAAATGAGATTTTTGGCAAGTACAGCAAATATGCTATAAAGGAATTCTTTGACAGGATTTATTCTGTAGGTGACGATACCATAAGAGCTGTTGAATCACGGGCGTATGCAGATACCCTTGTGTTCTTAAAGGCATTCAAAGCAGCGGGTATGGCTGAGCACGTCCGCAAGAATCTTTGA
- the sppA gene encoding signal peptide peptidase SppA, producing the protein MSFEDDSDYKNKDELKISDRSDGTDHPVSDNDLESSFRDGMHETDSRLNDDTKSSEEYTEDSVLSSTSDHLSSSEIPIKNTVNENAPGCSNKGGRIKCLSVILALLIVIGASLAIIFYSLDGGIYSGRDKVGVIYVQGTMVTGNVPSGMGVAASEEISESLQRATADDSVKAIVLRINSPGGSPAASEEIVREISKVQDKGIPVVVSMGDSAASAAYYISASTDYIMANPSTVTGAIGVMWVFQDLSSFYEDEGIDFHVAKSGEFKDMGVPWRELTDAEKEYADRVVMELFDHFVDEVAHGRDMSRSEVKDLADGRIYTGHAAKELGLIDDFGNLYDAIEKAAELGGIENDYQVVYINRPTLSRLLFGSENQQHVNELEFADTMAFDPMEESRFGKLIA; encoded by the coding sequence ATGAGTTTTGAGGATGATTCAGATTATAAAAATAAAGATGAGTTGAAAATATCAGATCGTTCTGATGGAACAGATCATCCAGTATCTGATAACGACCTGGAATCATCATTTCGTGATGGAATGCATGAAACTGATTCCAGGCTAAATGATGATACAAAGTCATCAGAAGAATATACAGAGGATAGTGTTTTATCTTCCACCTCTGATCATTTATCTTCTTCTGAAATCCCTATTAAGAATACGGTAAATGAAAATGCGCCTGGCTGCAGCAATAAAGGTGGGCGGATCAAATGTCTGAGCGTGATACTTGCCCTCCTGATTGTCATTGGTGCCTCTCTTGCTATTATTTTTTATTCGCTTGACGGAGGCATATACTCTGGAAGGGACAAGGTCGGTGTGATCTATGTTCAGGGAACTATGGTAACAGGAAATGTTCCTTCAGGAATGGGGGTCGCAGCATCAGAAGAAATTTCTGAAAGTCTCCAAAGAGCTACAGCTGATGATAGTGTAAAGGCCATAGTCCTTAGAATAAACAGTCCTGGTGGATCCCCTGCAGCATCTGAGGAGATAGTAAGAGAAATCTCAAAAGTTCAGGACAAAGGTATTCCTGTGGTGGTATCGATGGGTGATTCTGCAGCCAGCGCAGCGTATTATATCTCAGCATCAACAGATTATATTATGGCAAATCCTTCAACAGTTACAGGAGCCATTGGTGTTATGTGGGTATTTCAGGACCTTTCATCATTTTATGAGGATGAGGGCATAGATTTCCATGTTGCAAAATCCGGTGAGTTCAAGGATATGGGTGTGCCCTGGAGGGAACTGACCGATGCAGAAAAAGAATATGCAGACCGTGTTGTGATGGAACTGTTCGATCACTTTGTAGATGAGGTTGCACATGGACGTGACATGAGTCGCAGCGAGGTTAAAGATCTGGCAGATGGGAGAATATATACCGGACATGCTGCAAAGGAACTTGGACTTATCGATGATTTTGGAAACCTATATGATGCCATTGAGAAGGCTGCTGAGCTGGGAGGTATTGAGAATGATTATCAGGTGGTTTACATAAACCGTCCTACACTCTCCAGACTGCTGTTTGGTTCTGAGAACCAGCAACATGTAAATGAACTAGAATTCGCAGATACGATGGCTTTTGATCCTATGGAAGAAAGCAGGTTTGGTAAACTTATTGCATGA
- the metG gene encoding methionine--tRNA ligase → MPKFPSDKPVLVTCGLPYANGKAHIGHLRTYVPADIYVRSLKKTGQEVTFVCGSDTHGTPVVLNAEKLGISPKELVEKYHTHFDQIFKDMNVYFDAFGTTDDPENHNRTHEILNTLIDRDYVYPKVIEIAYCPECGRFLPDRYVEGMCPHCGERSRGDECDQGCGKHLEPGELLEPLCTICGGEAQYREQEHYFFKLSGFSDFLETYLNKLEGTINARNYALGWVNKRLDDWCISRTLEWGVPFPGRDDLVVYVWVDAPIGYIAFTEEWANKNNEDWKKFWKGDSRIIHFIGGDIIYHHCIFWPSMLKGAGYTLPWSVVASGMLKIEGKTFSKSRGYVVWVDEDYLEHGFHPDLLRYYLASYTSHTKELNFSWDIFQEKINTELVGVLGNFVYRTLLFAHKNFGQIPPGDIDREVTDQIQNVIDNYREAIDEYEFKRAADTAMSLASYGNTYFQAKEPWKLIKSDKEACGKVIANCIQIVKALAILFEPILPEKMESAYSQLGLEGDIHAMQYSQATVKIEAGTPLPKPSLLFEKIEDEKIEKMEKISNQRIKTATGAEESKNMKKETASKEEITFDDFSKLDLRIGKIISAEDIPKSEKLLKLKVNIGEDEPRQVVAGIKKNHDPENLIGKEIVVLTNLKPVKLCGVESAGMILAAGDDAVLLQPEKDIGPGKRVG, encoded by the coding sequence ATGCCAAAATTTCCATCAGATAAACCTGTACTGGTCACATGCGGACTTCCATATGCCAACGGGAAAGCACATATAGGTCATCTCAGGACCTATGTCCCGGCAGATATCTATGTCCGTTCTCTGAAGAAAACAGGCCAGGAAGTAACCTTTGTTTGTGGTTCTGACACACATGGGACACCTGTAGTACTGAATGCAGAAAAACTGGGGATCAGCCCAAAAGAACTTGTTGAAAAGTATCACACACATTTTGATCAGATATTCAAAGATATGAATGTATATTTCGATGCATTCGGTACCACAGATGATCCGGAAAACCATAATCGTACCCATGAGATCTTGAATACTCTTATTGACCGTGACTATGTATACCCTAAGGTCATTGAGATCGCATACTGTCCTGAATGTGGACGTTTCCTGCCAGACCGGTATGTTGAGGGAATGTGTCCGCACTGTGGAGAAAGATCAAGAGGTGACGAATGTGATCAGGGATGTGGAAAACATCTTGAACCTGGAGAACTGCTTGAACCCCTCTGTACCATCTGCGGAGGAGAGGCCCAGTACCGTGAGCAGGAACACTATTTTTTCAAACTTTCAGGATTTAGTGACTTCCTTGAGACATACCTCAATAAGCTTGAAGGAACAATCAATGCAAGAAACTATGCCCTGGGTTGGGTAAATAAGAGACTCGATGACTGGTGTATCAGCAGAACGCTTGAATGGGGCGTTCCATTTCCAGGACGCGATGATCTGGTAGTATATGTATGGGTTGATGCCCCTATTGGGTATATAGCATTTACAGAGGAGTGGGCAAATAAGAACAATGAAGACTGGAAAAAATTCTGGAAAGGTGATTCTCGCATAATTCATTTTATCGGAGGAGATATCATCTACCACCACTGCATCTTCTGGCCGTCCATGTTAAAGGGTGCAGGATACACTCTTCCCTGGTCGGTTGTTGCATCCGGGATGCTCAAGATAGAAGGCAAGACATTCTCAAAGAGCCGTGGATATGTAGTATGGGTCGATGAAGATTATCTGGAACATGGATTCCACCCTGACCTTCTGAGATATTATCTTGCAAGCTATACATCACATACAAAGGAACTCAACTTTTCATGGGATATTTTCCAGGAAAAAATAAACACAGAACTGGTAGGCGTACTTGGAAATTTTGTATACAGAACACTACTTTTTGCCCATAAGAACTTTGGACAGATCCCACCAGGAGATATCGACAGAGAAGTGACTGATCAAATACAGAATGTAATTGATAATTACAGAGAAGCAATTGATGAATATGAGTTCAAAAGAGCAGCAGATACTGCAATGTCACTTGCATCTTACGGAAACACCTATTTCCAGGCAAAAGAGCCCTGGAAGCTCATAAAAAGTGATAAAGAGGCATGTGGAAAGGTAATAGCCAACTGTATTCAGATAGTTAAAGCTCTGGCAATTCTTTTTGAACCAATCCTCCCGGAAAAAATGGAATCTGCATACAGCCAGCTTGGACTGGAAGGAGATATACATGCAATGCAATACAGTCAGGCAACTGTAAAAATAGAGGCAGGCACACCTCTTCCTAAACCATCTCTTCTTTTTGAAAAGATAGAGGATGAAAAGATAGAAAAGATGGAAAAGATATCAAACCAGAGAATTAAAACAGCCACCGGAGCAGAGGAGAGCAAAAATATGAAGAAAGAAACAGCTTCAAAAGAAGAGATTACCTTTGATGATTTTTCAAAGCTTGACCTCAGGATAGGTAAAATTATTTCAGCAGAGGACATACCAAAGTCTGAAAAGCTACTAAAACTCAAAGTAAATATCGGAGAAGATGAACCACGGCAGGTTGTTGCAGGAATAAAGAAAAACCATGATCCAGAAAATTTGATTGGAAAAGAGATTGTGGTCCTTACAAACCTCAAGCCTGTAAAGCTTTGCGGGGTTGAATCTGCAGGAATGATACTTGCTGCAGGTGATGATGCAGTTCTGCTGCAACCTGAAAAAGATATTGGGCCTGGAAAGAGGGTCGGATAA
- the cyaB gene encoding class IV adenylate cyclase, translating to MIEIEVKVRIDHEAVIPLLDEIGASFERKEHHNDIYYNAPHRDFSMTDEALRLRECNGRSYLTYKGKKMDAISKTREEIETPVIMSDMQNILELLGFTESGNVRKVRQIFECNGFTVSLDSVEGLGEFMEIEIMSDLNIDYYRKKIFELVELLGASSSDSIQRSYLEMLLEIQN from the coding sequence ATGATTGAAATAGAGGTTAAGGTCCGGATTGATCATGAAGCGGTAATTCCTCTGCTGGATGAGATTGGTGCCAGTTTTGAGAGAAAGGAGCATCACAATGACATATATTACAATGCTCCACACCGCGATTTTTCCATGACCGATGAAGCACTTCGCCTACGTGAATGCAATGGCAGGTCATATCTGACATATAAAGGAAAGAAAATGGATGCCATATCCAAGACACGGGAGGAAATAGAAACTCCTGTTATTATGTCTGATATGCAAAACATTCTTGAATTACTGGGTTTTACAGAATCAGGGAATGTCAGGAAGGTTCGTCAGATATTTGAATGTAATGGTTTTACTGTTTCTCTTGACTCTGTAGAGGGTCTTGGAGAGTTTATGGAAATTGAGATCATGTCAGATCTCAATATTGATTATTATCGGAAAAAAATCTTTGAACTTGTGGAACTACTTGGAGCATCATCCTCAGATTCCATCCAGAGATCATACCTTGAAATGCTTCTGGAAATCCAGAACTAA
- a CDS encoding Zn-ribbon domain-containing OB-fold protein, whose product MSVARFWRKQIQRYNLIGTHCSNCNEYFYPPRNMCPTCRRDGKIESYKFTGNGEIVSFTVIRTAAEGFEHQTPYVLAIVKLDEGARLTTQIVCNDPSQIHMGMRVRPVFRKLGDGGEKGMIYYGTKFVPVQPLKHD is encoded by the coding sequence ATGTCTGTAGCAAGATTCTGGAGAAAACAGATTCAGAGGTACAATCTGATTGGAACGCACTGCAGTAACTGCAATGAATATTTCTATCCTCCGCGCAACATGTGTCCCACATGCAGACGCGATGGAAAGATTGAGTCCTATAAATTCACTGGAAATGGTGAAATCGTATCATTTACAGTTATTCGTACTGCAGCCGAAGGATTTGAACACCAGACTCCCTATGTGCTTGCTATTGTGAAACTGGATGAAGGTGCAAGGCTTACTACCCAGATAGTATGTAATGATCCTTCTCAGATACACATGGGGATGCGTGTGAGACCGGTCTTTAGAAAACTGGGCGATGGCGGAGAGAAGGGAATGATCTATTATGGAACCAAATTTGTACCTGTACAGCCCCTGAAACATGATTGA
- a CDS encoding thiolase domain-containing protein produces MRDVAIIGIKNTKFGEMWDNSFRDIFVEAGVGSLEDAGVSGEEIDGLYVGNMSGGQFVEQEHIGALIADYSGLAKNLHVPSTRVEAACASGGLALRQAIFGVASGYQDIVVAAGVEKMTDVSSSVASAALAAASDREWEGIMGATFPGLYAMIARMHMHMYGTTSEQMAEVAVKNHSYGLMNPISQYRKKITVEDVLSSIMVADPLHILDCSPITDGASSLVLAPADVAHKYTDTPVYIKASAQASDTISLHDRRDITTLDATVAAAKRAYEMANLGPSDIDVVELHDCFTIAEICAIEDLGFVEKGEGGRFTEDGETAIGGKVPVNTSGGLKSCGHPVGATGIKQAVEIVHQLRGEAGKRQVQRANTGLTHNVGGSGATAVVHILSRER; encoded by the coding sequence ATGAGAGACGTTGCAATAATTGGAATAAAAAACACAAAATTTGGTGAAATGTGGGACAATTCTTTCAGGGATATATTTGTTGAGGCAGGTGTTGGATCTCTGGAGGATGCAGGTGTTTCCGGAGAGGAGATAGACGGCCTTTATGTAGGAAATATGAGTGGTGGGCAGTTTGTAGAACAGGAACATATCGGTGCCCTTATAGCAGATTACTCCGGACTGGCCAAGAACCTGCATGTACCCTCGACCCGTGTGGAGGCGGCCTGTGCATCAGGCGGTCTTGCCCTCAGGCAGGCAATATTTGGTGTAGCATCAGGATATCAGGATATTGTGGTTGCTGCAGGTGTTGAAAAAATGACCGATGTATCATCTTCAGTGGCTTCTGCAGCACTTGCAGCAGCTTCTGATCGTGAATGGGAAGGTATTATGGGAGCCACATTCCCGGGACTGTATGCCATGATCGCAAGAATGCACATGCATATGTATGGCACCACATCAGAACAGATGGCAGAAGTTGCTGTGAAGAATCATTCATATGGATTAATGAATCCTATATCCCAGTACAGAAAAAAGATAACTGTAGAGGATGTTCTAAGTTCTATAATGGTTGCTGATCCTCTTCACATACTGGACTGCTCCCCAATCACAGATGGTGCATCTTCACTGGTGCTTGCACCTGCAGATGTGGCGCATAAATATACTGATACCCCTGTATATATTAAGGCCAGTGCTCAGGCAAGTGATACAATTTCTCTCCATGACAGGCGTGATATTACTACACTTGATGCAACGGTCGCTGCTGCAAAGAGGGCTTATGAGATGGCAAATCTTGGACCATCTGATATTGATGTTGTTGAACTTCATGACTGCTTTACGATTGCTGAGATATGTGCAATAGAAGATCTTGGATTCGTAGAGAAGGGAGAAGGAGGTCGTTTCACAGAGGATGGGGAAACTGCTATTGGTGGTAAGGTTCCGGTAAATACCTCCGGTGGTTTGAAATCATGTGGTCATCCTGTTGGTGCGACAGGTATAAAACAGGCGGTAGAGATTGTTCACCAGCTAAGAGGTGAGGCAGGAAAGCGACAAGTTCAGAGAGCTAATACCGGGCTTACCCATAATGTGGGAGGTTCAGGTGCAACCGCGGTTGTGCATATATTATCGAGGGAGAGGTGA